The genomic region TAGGCAAATTATATCAAAAAATTGTATATCTTGCATGATTTCCATACACCCACGCACCCCATTTAAATTACCACCACCTTCGGGAATAATAAAGGTTTGATTTGAAGATCCTTGTAACTGTTTTTTGAATTCTTCCTGAACTTCTTGTGTATGACGTTGTCGGTAAGTTTGGCGATCGCAATATAATAGTTTCATACCTTGTTCCTGGGCGAAGCGCAGAGTAGGGTTCAGAGGTAGGGTTGGTTCTCCCCGGATGACACCAATAGTTTCAAAGCCAAAAATTCTACCCGCAGCTGCAGTAGCAAAAATATGATTGGAATATGCACCACCAAAGGTTAGCAAGCTGGAGCACTGGTTCTGTTTTGCTTCCAAAAGATTGTATTTCAACTTAAACCACTTATTACCATTTATACATGTATGTATGAGGTCTAAGCGTAAAACATATAACTCAATACTTAAATGGTCAGCTAAGGGATTGTGAATTTTTTGGATAGGGGGAGATAAAAATATTGACGACATTTGTATCAGCAGTTAATCTGGAAATATAAAATAACCGCTCAACAAGAATATTAGCAAATCCCAAGTATTTATGGCTAAGGTTTTTAACTCTATTACGGAGGAGTTACAAGGATTTATCGCCAAGCAACATATCTTTCTGGTTGGCACAGCTCCTTTAAGTCCCACGGGCCACGTTAATGTTTCTCCCAAGGGATTAGAGAGTTTCCGAGTCATTTCACCCCACCGGGTTGCTTATTTAGATTTAACAGGTAGTGGGAACGAAACCTCTGCTCATTTGTTAGAAAATGGCAGAATTACTTTCATGTTTTGTGCCTTCCAAGACCCCCCCTGCATCCTCAGACTCTATGGTCAGGGAAGAACTATTTTACCTGATGATTATGAGTGGGATCAATTGTATTCTTTATTTCCTCCCATAGTTGGAACCAGACAAATCATTGTTGCGGATATTGACAGAATACAAACTTCCTGTGGTTTTGGAGTACCACTTTATGAATACCAAGGACAAAGACAAACTTTGATCAGTTGGGCTATGAAAAAG from Cylindrospermopsis curvispora GIHE-G1 harbors:
- a CDS encoding 1-aminocyclopropane-1-carboxylate deaminase/D-cysteine desulfhydrase; the protein is MSSIFLSPPIQKIHNPLADHLSIELYVLRLDLIHTCINGNKWFKLKYNLLEAKQNQCSSLLTFGGAYSNHIFATAAAGRIFGFETIGVIRGEPTLPLNPTLRFAQEQGMKLLYCDRQTYRQRHTQEVQEEFKKQLQGSSNQTFIIPEGGGNLNGVRGCMEIMQDIQFFDIICLACGTATTLTGIALSPKSRTNLPTGIMGFPILKDARFLEGEIDRLITDYLNSNLPTLVNHPAPWQLIYDYHFGGYGKVDQELIKFCHQFHQEHHIPLDYIYTGKMFYGVIDLLKQGFFPPSKILLIHTGGLQGNLGIEQKLTQKRDNDS
- a CDS encoding pyridoxamine 5'-phosphate oxidase family protein encodes the protein MAKVFNSITEELQGFIAKQHIFLVGTAPLSPTGHVNVSPKGLESFRVISPHRVAYLDLTGSGNETSAHLLENGRITFMFCAFQDPPCILRLYGQGRTILPDDYEWDQLYSLFPPIVGTRQIIVADIDRIQTSCGFGVPLYEYQGQRQTLISWAMKKGELGIREYHQRQNFVSIDGLSTPLSQVHYQK